The genomic stretch CCGGAATACACTGGGTAGGACTTGAACCAGTCCACCGGGATCGACAGGTGGTTGACCACGTGCAGCATGGCGATCACCACGATGAACGCGCCGAAGAACCAGTTGCCGACATAGATATGTTGAGTCTTGCGCTGCACCACGGTGGTGAAGAACACGATGGCGTAGGCCACCCACACCACGGTCATCCACACCGCGCCGGAAAATTCGATCTCGGCGTATTCCTTGGTGGTGGTGTAGCCCAGGGGCAGCGTGACCAGCATGATCACGATCACTGACTGCCAACCCCAGAACGTGAAGGCGGCAAGCCAGTCGGAGTACAGGCGCACCTGGCAGGTGCGTTGTACCGCGTAGTAGCTGGCGGCAAATTGCGCGCTGCCGGCAAAGCCGAAAATCACCAGGCTGGTGTGCAGCGGCCGCAAGCGGCCAAAGGTGGTCCACGGCAAGTCCAGGTTCATGTCTGGCCACACCAGTTGCGAGGCGATCCACACCCCCATGGCCATGCCGATGACGCCCCACACCACGGTGGCAATGACGAATTGGCGGACAACCTTATAGTTATAGGCCTGCCCGGTTGATGCTGTGCTCATGGTCAGTCTTCCACGGTTTCAAGTCCCGGGCACTGTAGGAAATCCATGAAAAACAAAACAGGCTCAGAAAAATGACATTAATGCGGATCAGAGTTAGCCCCTTAAAACATGGTGTATTCACAGGCTGATATGGTTTTTTAGTTTTTAGCTGAATCTGTAACGCCTTGAGCCGTAGGTGCATAGTCGCCTCCATAGAAACCGCCGCCGTCGAGCGCGGTCAGCCATGATGAGGTAGCGAGATGTATCGGTACGATGAGTACGACCGGGCCCTGGTCTTCGAGCGTGTGGCGCAGTTTCGTGATCAGGTCGAACGGTTTGTCGCCGGTGACCTGAGCGAAGAAGAATTCCTGCCGCTGCGCCTGCAAAACGGCCTGTACCTGCAAAAGCATGCCTACATGCTGCGGGTGGCGATTCCCTACGGCACCCTCGATGCCCGGCAGTTGCGCACCCTGGCGAGCATCGCGCGGGATTACGACCGCGGCTACGGCCACTTCACCACGCGCCAGAACATGCAGTTCAACTGGATCGAGTTGCAGCAGGTGCCTGACATCCTCCAGCGCCTGGCTGAAGTCGACATGCATGCGATCCAGACCTCCGGCAATTGTGTGCGCAACATCACCACCGAAGCCTTTGCCGGGGTGGCTGCCGACGAGTGGCTGGACCCGCGCCCGCTGGCGGAAATCTTGCGGCAATGGTCGACCATCAACCCCGAATTCCTGTTCTTGCCGCGCAAGTTCAAGATCGCCATCTGCTCGGCGCGCCAGGATCGGGCGGCGATCATGATGCATGACATCGGCCTTTATCTTTATCAGGAGGCGGGCGGCCAGATGCTGCTGCGCGTGCTGGTGGGCGGCGGCCTGGGACGCACGCCGATCCTCGGCCTGCAGATCCGCGATGGCTTGCCCTGGCAGCATCTGCTGTCGTATGTCGAGGCGGTATTGCGCGTGTATAACCGCCATGGCCGGCGCGATAACAAGTACAAGGCGCGGATCAAGATCCTGGTCAAGGCCCTGGGCATCGAGGCGTTTTCCCGGGAAGTGGAGCAGGAGTGGCAGCACCTGCGCGATGGCCCGGCGCAACTGACCGAGGATGAGTACCA from Pseudomonas fluorescens encodes the following:
- a CDS encoding nitrite/sulfite reductase, whose translation is MYRYDEYDRALVFERVAQFRDQVERFVAGDLSEEEFLPLRLQNGLYLQKHAYMLRVAIPYGTLDARQLRTLASIARDYDRGYGHFTTRQNMQFNWIELQQVPDILQRLAEVDMHAIQTSGNCVRNITTEAFAGVAADEWLDPRPLAEILRQWSTINPEFLFLPRKFKIAICSARQDRAAIMMHDIGLYLYQEAGGQMLLRVLVGGGLGRTPILGLQIRDGLPWQHLLSYVEAVLRVYNRHGRRDNKYKARIKILVKALGIEAFSREVEQEWQHLRDGPAQLTEDEYQRVAAAFVPPPYQALPDTDLDYGTQMAESPAFARWVTRNVQPHKVPGYTNVVLSTKPGIAAPPGDVTAGQMDAVAQWAEQFGFGEIRIAHEQNIVLPDVPKARLHALWSQACEQGLGSANVGLLTDIIACPGGDFCALANAKSIPIAQAIQQRFDNLDYLHDLGDISLNISGCINACGHHHIGNIGILGVDKNASEWYQITLGGAQGKASALGKVIGPSFSAAEMPDVISRLIATYVRYRESDEPFIDTVQRIGLEPFKERVYGNVVQSA